The genomic DNA TTTTATGGGAACCACAACTGTGACGTTGTTTAGCTTTATGAAATCCATAAACATAGGATGAATTTCTTTGTTGGAATAGAGGTAATATTCGAAATGAGAATCTTTTCGAATTAGGTATTTCAAAGCTTCGAAGAGATAACGAGAATTACCCGTCAGTCCGTAGGCGAGAGGTCTTGCATCGACTGCAATTCTAGGCTTGTATTTAACTTCCATTTGCATTCGATTCACCGGTATCAATTTTTAATAAGAGCAAGTAAAACCCTAGCGATATGTAGAGAAGAAGCGAGAACATCAAGAAAATTCCTTCTCCTGTAGAGCCTATGATCGAACGAGAGGTTATGATCGTTAATACGCAGAGGCTAATGAAAAGATTCCGCTTGGCACCAGAAATTCCTTCTTCGAATATGCGATGCACAAGGTAGGCTATAGGAAAAAGCAATACTACAAAAGAATGCACCCAACTGATTCCACTAAAAATCACAGAGAGTATAAACAGAATAGAAATAAGTCCCGCATCCGTGAATCCAGTTTTGATTTTGTATAAAAAAGGAATTCCTATGAGCAAAGAACAAAAGTAAAAAAAATAGGTGATTGTTCTCGCACCAAAGCTAGCAAAAGGCATTCCAAATAAGGCTTGATTCAATGGATCCGCCCCAACCATGAAATACTTTGCGATAGTTGCAATTAGGCTTTGGTTATTTTTCCAGGAACGAAAGGCAGGGTTTTTCATTGCGTTGTTTAATATGAGGTCATACCAATTCCCAAGAGAATGTAGGTTGTATTCATGCGAATAAATCGATGGAAGTAATGTCCATGCTCCTGCGAATAACAAAGTATAACCGAAGCGTTTGAATTGGCGTTTGTATAAAAAGTAAAACAAAAAAATGGCAGGTGTGAGCTTAATAATTATTGCAAGAGAAAGAAGTATACCAGCTAACGCATCCGATTTT from Leptospiraceae bacterium includes the following:
- a CDS encoding DUF2029 domain-containing protein, which translates into the protein MLQKFKQAMPYFTGLLLLLLLVQSIGRASNKTDFHDYYTASQLFFEQRDLYNIESIETLREEIKLEDLFKAENLKKLESLKGNVGTYIYPPLFAFLLIPLGWLSYPTAATIFILVNFICLLASLFLITKFISFKNPFVILFFTLAVNYRYLESHVSNNQVAFILILFMLLSVYVKSDALAGILLSLAIIIKLTPAIFLFYFLYKRQFKRFGYTLLFAGAWTLLPSIYSHEYNLHSLGNWYDLILNNAMKNPAFRSWKNNQSLIATIAKYFMVGADPLNQALFGMPFASFGARTITYFFYFCSLLIGIPFLYKIKTGFTDAGLISILFILSVIFSGISWVHSFVVLLFPIAYLVHRIFEEGISGAKRNLFISLCVLTIITSRSIIGSTGEGIFLMFSLLLYISLGFYLLLLKIDTGESNANGS